One genomic window of Haloferax mediterranei ATCC 33500 includes the following:
- the ligA gene encoding NAD-dependent DNA ligase LigA, which yields MTSADVDAESNPYLRDPPTDFEDAETLSREEAESQAELLREAIREHDHRYYVEAEPLISDAAYDALFSRLVALEGTFDLDTTNSPTSRVGGEPIEALETVEHVAPMLSIDQSTDAADLREFDERVRREVGDVAYVCEPKFDGLSIEIVYEDGAFVRAATRGDGQRGDDVSAQVKTIPTVPLSLRGDYPDQLAVRGEVYMPKPDFSDLNARRVEAGEDPFANPRNAAAGTLRNLDPSVVADRPLAVFFYDILGSSATPDSQWESLDHLRDWGLRVADRIERVEDVEGAVDYRNRMQDARDDLDYEIDGTVIKVDSRAARDELGTKSRSVRWAFAYKFPARHEVTTIRDIVVQVGRTGRLTPVAILDPVDVGGVTVSRATLHNPDEIDELGVAVDDRVRIKRAGDVIPQVVEVVEDAGGSYDFPDECPVCGSQVDRDGPLAFCSGGLSCPAQREASIGHFAIKGAMDIDGLGEERVSQLVEAGLVETVADLYDLTVSDLTELERWGETSAQNLVDAIESSKVPSLDSFLVGLSIPEVGEATARALAREFGSIDGFPIGEDVSASDFDEFESRLTTVADVGETVARRVRDFFENKNNRAVIRSLLDHGVEPEPVETGGDELAGLTFVVTGSLAVSRSAVSELVESHGGNVTGSVSGNTDYLVIGENPGQSKRDDADENDVPTLTEAEFEELLAEYGVSYPPE from the coding sequence ATGACCAGCGCCGACGTCGACGCCGAGTCGAACCCCTATCTCCGCGACCCGCCGACCGACTTCGAAGACGCCGAAACGCTCTCTCGCGAGGAGGCCGAGTCGCAAGCGGAACTCCTTCGTGAGGCCATCCGCGAACACGACCACCGATACTACGTCGAGGCCGAGCCACTCATCTCCGACGCGGCCTACGACGCGCTCTTCTCCCGACTCGTCGCGCTCGAAGGCACCTTCGACCTCGATACGACGAACAGTCCGACGAGTCGCGTCGGCGGCGAACCCATCGAGGCGCTGGAGACGGTCGAACACGTCGCGCCCATGCTCTCTATCGACCAGAGCACCGACGCGGCCGACCTCCGTGAGTTCGACGAGCGCGTCCGCCGCGAAGTCGGCGACGTAGCCTACGTCTGCGAACCCAAGTTCGACGGTCTCTCTATCGAAATCGTCTACGAAGACGGCGCGTTCGTCCGCGCCGCCACACGCGGCGACGGCCAGCGCGGCGACGACGTGAGCGCGCAGGTGAAGACGATTCCGACGGTTCCGCTCTCGCTCCGCGGCGACTACCCCGACCAACTGGCCGTCCGCGGCGAAGTCTACATGCCGAAACCGGATTTTAGCGACCTCAACGCCAGACGGGTCGAAGCCGGTGAAGACCCCTTCGCCAACCCACGAAACGCGGCGGCCGGAACGCTCCGAAACCTCGACCCCTCGGTCGTTGCCGACCGACCGCTGGCCGTATTCTTCTACGATATTCTCGGGTCGAGCGCCACGCCCGACAGCCAGTGGGAGTCGCTAGACCACCTCCGAGACTGGGGTCTCCGCGTCGCCGACCGAATCGAGCGCGTCGAAGACGTAGAGGGTGCAGTCGACTACCGAAATCGGATGCAGGACGCCCGCGACGACCTCGATTACGAGATAGACGGAACCGTCATCAAGGTGGACTCGCGGGCGGCGCGGGACGAGCTCGGTACCAAGAGCCGGTCGGTCCGCTGGGCGTTCGCTTATAAGTTCCCGGCGCGCCACGAGGTGACGACAATCCGTGATATCGTCGTCCAAGTCGGTCGAACTGGGCGATTGACACCCGTTGCGATTCTCGACCCGGTCGACGTTGGCGGCGTGACCGTCTCACGGGCGACGCTCCACAACCCGGATGAAATCGACGAACTCGGCGTCGCCGTCGACGACCGCGTCCGCATCAAGCGCGCCGGAGACGTGATTCCGCAGGTCGTCGAAGTCGTCGAGGATGCCGGCGGAAGCTACGACTTCCCCGATGAGTGCCCAGTCTGTGGGAGTCAAGTCGACCGCGACGGCCCGCTCGCGTTCTGTTCCGGCGGCCTCTCGTGTCCCGCCCAGCGCGAGGCATCCATCGGCCACTTCGCCATCAAAGGCGCGATGGATATCGACGGACTCGGTGAAGAGCGCGTGTCCCAACTCGTCGAGGCGGGACTCGTCGAGACTGTTGCCGACCTGTACGACCTCACGGTTTCGGACCTCACCGAGTTGGAGAGATGGGGCGAGACGAGCGCCCAGAATCTCGTCGATGCCATCGAGTCGTCGAAAGTGCCGTCGCTCGATTCGTTCCTCGTCGGCCTGAGTATCCCCGAAGTCGGCGAAGCGACCGCTCGTGCCCTCGCCCGGGAGTTCGGGTCGATAGACGGATTCCCCATCGGTGAGGACGTTTCCGCGTCCGACTTCGACGAGTTCGAATCTCGGCTGACGACCGTCGCCGACGTGGGCGAAACGGTCGCGCGTCGCGTCCGCGACTTCTTCGAGAACAAAAACAACCGCGCCGTGATTCGCTCGCTGCTCGACCACGGCGTCGAACCGGAACCCGTCGAAACTGGCGGCGACGAACTCGCCGGGCTGACGTTCGTCGTCACCGGGTCGCTCGCAGTGAGCAGAAGCGCCGTCAGCGAACTCGTGGAGTCACACGGCGGCAACGTCACGGGGTCGGTCTCGGGTAACACCGACTACCTCGTCATCGGCGAGAATCCCGGTCAGTCGAAGCGCGACGACGCCGACGAAAACGACGTGCCGACGCTCACCGAAGCCGAGTTCGAGGAACTGCTCGCGGAGTACGGCGTTTCGTACCCACCGGAGTGA
- a CDS encoding ABC transporter permease gives MTVESVARKDFRDALRSRWLIGLTLFFALLIGGSTVLFYGVLLKGAGANSEALFGLTTAPGGIFSFSFAGMLGFVLALIALVTAHGSLIDERESGTIKLLLSLPNSRRDVVFGKLVGRTLVVLVSMLVGFIIAMFAMLFTGGQVMFASYAGQVALSGLLATSFVSIGIWLSATSTTPRQALFGTFGLYFIFAVLWSTVATGIPQVINWAIKKVGLTALSAPQIVEMRLFIKYLNPLRAYETLVAQLYGPAVPARLFKAGLGERLTIQPVFQESLPFYFSGWFILAILLAWIVVPPILGYLSFRKADL, from the coding sequence ATGACGGTCGAGTCCGTCGCGCGCAAGGACTTCCGCGACGCCCTTCGCTCGCGGTGGCTTATCGGTCTCACGCTGTTTTTCGCCCTGCTCATCGGCGGGTCGACGGTGCTGTTCTACGGCGTCCTCCTGAAGGGTGCCGGCGCGAACTCCGAGGCACTGTTTGGCCTGACGACCGCGCCGGGCGGTATCTTTAGCTTCTCCTTTGCTGGCATGCTCGGATTCGTTCTCGCGCTCATCGCGCTCGTGACCGCCCACGGGTCGCTTATCGACGAGCGCGAGTCGGGAACCATCAAGCTCCTGCTCTCACTGCCGAACTCCCGCCGCGACGTGGTGTTCGGAAAGCTCGTCGGCCGGACGCTCGTGGTCCTCGTCTCGATGCTCGTCGGATTCATCATCGCCATGTTCGCGATGCTGTTCACGGGCGGACAGGTCATGTTCGCGTCTTACGCCGGGCAGGTAGCCCTCTCGGGACTCCTCGCTACGTCGTTCGTCTCCATCGGCATCTGGCTCTCGGCGACGTCGACGACCCCGAGACAGGCGCTGTTCGGGACTTTCGGCCTGTACTTCATCTTCGCCGTCCTCTGGTCGACGGTGGCGACCGGCATCCCGCAGGTCATCAACTGGGCCATCAAAAAAGTCGGTCTCACCGCGTTGAGCGCGCCGCAAATCGTCGAGATGCGCCTGTTCATCAAGTACCTGAACCCACTTCGGGCCTACGAGACACTGGTTGCCCAGTTGTACGGACCGGCCGTGCCTGCCCGCCTGTTCAAAGCCGGACTCGGTGAACGGCTGACCATCCAGCCGGTCTTTCAGGAGTCGCTTCCGTTCTACTTCTCCGGGTGGTTCATCCTCGCAATCCTTCTGGCGTGGATTGTCGTCCCGCCGATTCTCGGCTACCTGTCGTTCCGTAAGGCCGACCTCTGA
- a CDS encoding ABC transporter ATP-binding protein, which yields MAAIELNGVTKRFEDDEGVFETLQLSSTPDVTAVNDLSFSVSEGEVFGFLGPNGAGKSTTINMLLDFVRPTSGTIRVLGHDAQAESVAVRRRTGVLPEGYDVYDRLTGREHLEFAIESKEADDDPDELLSRVGLDPEAANRRAGGYSKGMTQRLALAMALAGSPDLLILDEPSSGLDPAGAREMREIVRTEAERGATVFFSSHVLGQVEAVCDRVGIMRNGELIAEDSIRGLRSRIETDSVLRLDVDGNADLAAVRALDGVSSVESDGERLVVSCTDDAKTRVIEAIESNGATVADFETDTASLEDIFITYTEDKSSEVTA from the coding sequence ATGGCCGCTATCGAACTGAACGGGGTGACGAAACGATTCGAAGATGACGAGGGAGTATTCGAGACACTCCAGTTGTCTTCGACTCCGGACGTTACCGCCGTCAACGACCTCTCGTTTTCCGTTTCGGAGGGAGAGGTGTTCGGGTTCCTCGGTCCTAACGGAGCCGGAAAGTCGACGACGATAAACATGCTTCTCGACTTCGTGCGCCCGACGAGCGGGACCATCCGCGTGCTCGGACACGACGCACAGGCCGAGAGCGTGGCCGTCCGCCGACGAACCGGTGTTCTTCCCGAGGGATACGACGTGTACGACCGACTCACTGGCCGCGAACACCTCGAATTCGCCATCGAGTCGAAAGAAGCCGACGACGACCCCGACGAACTGCTCTCCCGTGTCGGTCTCGACCCGGAGGCAGCAAACCGCCGTGCGGGCGGTTACTCGAAAGGGATGACCCAGCGCCTCGCGCTCGCGATGGCGCTCGCCGGAAGCCCCGACCTGCTTATCCTCGACGAACCGTCGTCGGGACTCGACCCCGCTGGCGCGCGCGAGATGCGCGAAATCGTTCGAACCGAGGCCGAACGCGGTGCAACAGTATTCTTCTCCAGCCACGTGCTCGGACAGGTCGAAGCGGTCTGTGACCGCGTCGGCATCATGCGCAACGGCGAACTCATCGCCGAAGACAGTATCCGAGGACTCCGTAGCCGAATCGAGACTGACTCCGTTCTCCGACTCGACGTCGACGGCAACGCAGACCTCGCGGCGGTTCGCGCCCTCGACGGCGTCTCGTCGGTCGAATCTGACGGTGAGCGACTCGTCGTCTCGTGTACCGACGACGCGAAGACACGCGTCATCGAAGCCATCGAATCGAACGGTGCCACGGTGGCCGACTTCGAGACCGACACGGCATCGCTGGAGGACATCTTCATCACCTACACCGAAGACAAGTCTTCGGAGGTGACAGCATGA
- a CDS encoding VIT1/CCC1 transporter family protein, translating into MLETLLGDDVQSSGRYLPEIIYGANDGIITTFAVVSGVAGAALSPGIVIILGFANLFADGFSMGMSNYLSERSEEDYHDAVGISRVRTDGKTPVKTAVATFLAFIIAGWAPLLPYVFRLEPLFPTAIAVTGAAFFLVGASRSLVTNRSWVANGGEMFVVGMAAATVAYAVGKLLAGVA; encoded by the coding sequence ATGTTGGAGACGTTGCTCGGCGACGACGTGCAGTCGTCAGGCCGCTACCTTCCGGAGATAATCTACGGCGCGAACGACGGTATCATCACGACCTTCGCCGTCGTTTCCGGTGTCGCGGGTGCGGCGCTGAGTCCGGGTATCGTCATCATCCTCGGGTTCGCAAATCTGTTCGCCGACGGCTTCTCGATGGGGATGAGCAACTACCTCTCAGAGCGCTCGGAAGAGGACTACCACGACGCAGTTGGAATCAGTCGCGTCCGAACTGACGGGAAGACACCGGTCAAAACCGCCGTTGCGACGTTTCTCGCGTTCATCATCGCCGGCTGGGCACCGCTTTTACCGTACGTGTTCCGCCTCGAACCGCTGTTTCCGACCGCAATCGCCGTCACCGGCGCGGCGTTCTTCCTCGTGGGCGCGAGTCGCAGTCTCGTCACGAACCGCTCGTGGGTCGCAAACGGCGGCGAGATGTTCGTCGTCGGAATGGCTGCGGCGACCGTCGCGTACGCAGTCGGCAAGCTACTCGCAGGAGTTGCGTGA
- a CDS encoding methyl-accepting chemotaxis protein translates to MTLQIFTRLRSWFGNKTPLPDGGTVAATATSSNTPDLNVDDDVLLDGIGLPAFVLDGQGRVAAWNSGVEVLTGTTAEAALGRRDLGELFYGDSTATVLADRVLDNPQDAAELDGIELDDANRMLYAAEETFTDASGEDCHARHTAMPLYEDGTLVGVLQTARNRTTEVERHREVADLVSEIQETLTQLSRGHLDARATVDESDVMDEQLLVVVDAVNETARNLSTLASNVEDETETATTAVTRAASAADNIAQNIEEQRDLLDEGATQMQQFSATMEEVAATADEVDTAAKEARAATAEGREANSEAREATESVVTMGDELVNRVTELGDRMDDIEAVVEIISDVAEQTNLLALNANIEAARAGQDGDGFAVVAEEVKSLADETRQHTEDITAQIEDIQSQTDEAVHAATESNDRIEHADESITEMLEAFEEIASSIDVAADGVAEVSRATDEQAEAVEELTATIEDVRDRTVDTEGAVDSIVAATDESTQALSALAMEVEELSGSNA, encoded by the coding sequence ATGACACTCCAAATCTTTACTCGCCTCCGGTCGTGGTTCGGCAATAAGACCCCGTTACCTGACGGCGGTACTGTCGCTGCCACCGCTACTTCCTCCAATACACCGGATTTGAACGTCGACGACGATGTGCTCCTCGACGGCATCGGCCTCCCCGCGTTCGTTCTCGATGGACAGGGCCGTGTCGCGGCGTGGAACTCGGGCGTCGAGGTACTCACTGGAACGACCGCCGAAGCGGCGCTCGGACGACGAGACCTCGGTGAGCTCTTCTACGGCGACTCGACGGCTACTGTACTTGCAGACCGGGTGCTCGACAATCCCCAAGACGCGGCCGAACTCGACGGCATCGAACTGGATGACGCGAATCGGATGCTCTACGCCGCCGAAGAGACGTTCACCGACGCCAGCGGCGAGGACTGCCATGCCCGACATACCGCGATGCCGCTCTACGAAGACGGAACGCTCGTCGGCGTTTTGCAGACCGCTCGTAACCGGACGACCGAGGTAGAACGCCACCGCGAGGTCGCCGACCTCGTCTCTGAAATCCAAGAGACACTGACGCAGTTGAGTCGCGGGCATCTGGACGCGCGGGCAACTGTCGATGAAAGCGACGTCATGGACGAGCAGCTTCTCGTCGTCGTCGACGCGGTCAACGAAACCGCGCGCAACCTCTCGACACTGGCCTCGAACGTCGAAGACGAAACGGAGACGGCGACGACCGCCGTCACCCGCGCCGCATCGGCCGCCGACAACATCGCCCAGAACATCGAAGAACAGCGTGACCTCCTCGACGAAGGTGCGACGCAGATGCAGCAGTTCAGCGCAACGATGGAGGAAGTCGCGGCGACCGCCGACGAGGTCGACACGGCGGCCAAAGAAGCCCGGGCGGCGACTGCCGAGGGGCGTGAGGCAAACAGCGAGGCGCGCGAAGCCACGGAGAGCGTCGTCACGATGGGCGACGAACTCGTCAACCGGGTAACCGAACTCGGCGACCGCATGGACGACATCGAGGCCGTCGTCGAGATTATTTCGGATGTCGCAGAGCAGACGAACCTGCTCGCGCTCAACGCGAATATCGAGGCTGCACGCGCCGGGCAGGACGGCGACGGGTTCGCAGTCGTCGCAGAAGAGGTCAAATCGCTCGCTGACGAGACGCGACAGCACACGGAGGATATCACGGCACAAATCGAGGATATCCAGTCGCAAACCGATGAGGCGGTTCACGCGGCGACCGAGTCAAACGACCGTATCGAGCACGCGGACGAAAGCATCACCGAGATGCTCGAAGCGTTCGAGGAAATCGCTTCGTCCATCGACGTGGCCGCCGACGGCGTCGCCGAGGTTTCGCGCGCCACCGACGAGCAGGCCGAGGCCGTCGAAGAACTGACGGCAACTATCGAGGACGTACGCGACCGAACCGTCGACACCGAAGGCGCGGTCGACAGCATCGTCGCGGCCACAGACGAGAGTACGCAGGCGCTCTCGGCGCTCGCAATGGAAGTCGAGGAGTTGTCCGGAAGCAACGCCTGA
- a CDS encoding excinuclease ABC subunit C: MDAGAVSERASTLPSDPGVYQFVAGETVLYVGKAVDIRARVRSYADPRSERISRMVDRAEHIDFAVTDTETQALLLEANLIKRHQPRYNVRLKDDKSYPLVQLTNHPVPRIEVTRDPDDSATVFGPYTDKGRVETVIKAIRETYGLRGCSDHKYANRSRPCLDYEMGLCTAPCTGEIAEDAYLEDVESAVRFFEGETGVLADPLRREMEAAAQENEFERAANLRDRLEVVESFHGAGEDAVSSQSDERAIDVLGVSLRGDSATVARLHAERGQLVDRTRHNLDAPEGEDRTAAVLSAFLAQFYAERELPDGVVLSEHPDDEDVVAWLESEGVSVRVPGAGREAKLVELALKNARRRAGRDDGLATLARELDLDVRRVSRIEGFDVSHAQGTSVVGSDVCLVDGSAETADYRRRRLPERNDDYANMRELVRWRATRALEGRDDRPDPDVLLIDGGKGQLNAALDALEETGWDVPAVGIAKDRELVVTPDRTFDWPDDAPHLHVLQRVRDEAHRFAVQYHQTLRDEVKTVLDDVPGVGPKTRRALLTRFGSVEGVREASVADLTDVPGVGEKTAEELKRRL, translated from the coding sequence ATGGACGCAGGTGCGGTCAGTGAACGAGCCAGCACACTTCCGTCCGACCCCGGCGTGTACCAGTTCGTCGCCGGTGAGACGGTTCTCTACGTCGGCAAGGCGGTCGACATCCGCGCTCGCGTCAGGTCCTACGCCGACCCGCGTTCGGAGCGCATCTCCCGGATGGTCGACCGTGCGGAACACATCGACTTCGCCGTCACCGACACCGAGACGCAGGCGCTCCTCCTCGAAGCGAACCTCATCAAGCGGCACCAACCGCGCTACAACGTCCGCCTCAAGGACGACAAATCCTACCCGCTCGTCCAACTGACGAACCACCCAGTTCCGCGAATCGAAGTCACGCGTGACCCCGACGACTCCGCGACGGTGTTCGGACCCTACACCGACAAAGGCCGCGTCGAGACCGTCATAAAAGCCATCCGCGAGACGTACGGCCTCCGCGGCTGTTCGGACCACAAGTACGCAAATCGCTCCCGGCCGTGTCTCGACTATGAGATGGGACTGTGTACGGCACCCTGTACCGGCGAAATCGCGGAAGACGCCTATCTGGAAGATGTCGAATCCGCAGTCCGATTCTTCGAGGGCGAAACGGGCGTGCTCGCCGACCCCCTCCGACGGGAGATGGAGGCCGCCGCGCAGGAAAACGAGTTCGAACGCGCCGCCAACCTTCGTGACCGACTCGAAGTCGTCGAATCGTTCCACGGCGCGGGCGAGGATGCCGTCTCTTCGCAGTCCGACGAGCGAGCCATCGACGTGCTCGGCGTCTCGCTCCGTGGGGACTCGGCAACTGTCGCCCGGCTCCACGCCGAACGCGGCCAACTGGTCGACCGGACGCGCCACAACCTCGACGCGCCGGAGGGCGAAGACCGGACTGCCGCGGTCCTCTCGGCGTTTCTCGCGCAGTTCTACGCGGAACGCGAACTTCCCGACGGCGTCGTTCTCTCGGAGCATCCCGACGACGAAGACGTAGTGGCGTGGCTCGAATCCGAGGGCGTGAGCGTCCGCGTTCCGGGTGCGGGCCGCGAAGCGAAGTTAGTCGAACTCGCGTTGAAGAACGCCCGCCGTCGTGCCGGTCGCGACGACGGCTTGGCGACGCTCGCTCGCGAACTGGACCTCGATGTGCGCCGCGTCTCCCGAATCGAAGGCTTCGACGTGAGTCACGCACAGGGAACGTCGGTCGTCGGGAGCGACGTGTGCCTCGTCGACGGGAGCGCCGAGACGGCAGATTACCGTCGGCGGCGACTCCCCGAGCGAAACGACGACTACGCGAATATGCGCGAACTCGTCCGCTGGCGGGCGACCCGCGCGCTCGAAGGCCGCGACGACCGCCCGGACCCCGACGTGCTCCTCATCGACGGCGGAAAAGGACAGCTAAACGCTGCGCTCGACGCGCTCGAAGAGACGGGCTGGGACGTTCCGGCGGTCGGCATCGCCAAGGACCGCGAGTTGGTCGTCACGCCCGACCGGACCTTCGACTGGCCGGACGATGCCCCGCACCTCCACGTCCTCCAGCGCGTCCGCGACGAAGCCCACCGGTTCGCCGTCCAGTACCATCAGACACTCCGCGACGAGGTGAAGACCGTCCTCGACGACGTGCCCGGTGTGGGACCGAAAACGCGACGGGCGCTCCTCACGCGGTTCGGCAGCGTCGAAGGAGTGCGCGAGGCGTCGGTTGCTGATTTGACCGACGTTCCTGGCGTCGGCGAGAAGACTGCGGAAGAGCTGAAACGGCGACTCTGA
- the mdh gene encoding malate dehydrogenase, with the protein MTKVSVIGAAGTVGAAAGYNLALRDVCDELVFVDIPKMEDKTVGQAADTNHGIAYDSNTVVKQGGYEDTAGSDVVVITAGIPRQPGQTRIDLAGDNAPIMDDIGSSLAEYNDDFVSITTSNPVDLLNRHLYETGDRDRHKVIGFGGRLDSARFRYVLSQRFDAPVKNVEATILGEHGDAQVPVFSKVRVDGTDPDFSDDEKDEILGDLKESAMDVIERKGATQWGPATGVAHMVEAVLHDTGEVLPGSLVLDGEFGYEDTSFGVPVKLGSNGIEEVVEWDLDDYEADLMDDAAEKLRDQYDKIA; encoded by the coding sequence ATGACGAAAGTTAGCGTGATTGGTGCGGCCGGCACGGTCGGCGCCGCGGCTGGGTATAACCTCGCGCTTCGTGACGTCTGCGACGAACTCGTGTTCGTAGACATCCCGAAGATGGAAGACAAGACAGTCGGACAGGCGGCCGACACGAACCACGGCATCGCCTACGACTCGAACACGGTCGTCAAACAGGGTGGCTACGAGGACACGGCCGGGTCCGACGTCGTCGTCATCACGGCGGGTATCCCGCGACAGCCGGGTCAGACCCGTATCGACCTCGCAGGCGACAACGCTCCCATCATGGACGACATCGGCTCGTCCCTCGCGGAGTACAACGACGACTTCGTTTCCATCACGACATCCAACCCGGTTGACCTGCTCAACCGTCACCTGTACGAGACGGGCGACCGCGACCGCCACAAAGTCATCGGCTTCGGTGGCCGCCTCGACTCCGCACGCTTCCGCTACGTCCTGAGCCAGCGCTTCGACGCGCCGGTCAAGAACGTCGAAGCGACCATCCTCGGCGAGCACGGCGACGCGCAGGTCCCCGTCTTCTCGAAGGTCCGCGTCGACGGTACGGACCCCGACTTTTCCGACGACGAGAAAGACGAGATTCTCGGCGACCTCAAGGAGTCCGCCATGGACGTTATCGAGCGCAAGGGCGCGACCCAGTGGGGTCCGGCGACCGGCGTTGCTCACATGGTCGAGGCCGTCCTGCACGACACCGGCGAAGTGCTCCCCGGTTCGCTCGTCCTCGACGGCGAGTTCGGCTACGAGGACACCTCCTTCGGCGTCCCCGTCAAACTCGGCTCGAACGGCATCGAAGAGGTCGTCGAATGGGACCTCGACGACTACGAGGCCGACCTCATGGACGACGCCGCCGAGAAGCTCCGCGACCAGTACGACAAAATCGCGTAA
- a CDS encoding Sjogren's syndrome/scleroderma autoantigen 1 family protein — translation MSDFDKEKERQRLREKYERDEAKRRSTQRMSELLLQGATMTNKHCDQCGDPLFRYEGQVFCPTCQTEDKVAENADQKAESTGQDARNVPESGAEAPNVSEAGEAAETPSTHDTAAATSDIQADHGPEETGSANSSEPANSSEPANSRVSSSARTARATDEYMPRDVDDDVASVRESLVRTLTWAAEQAESTDDPRQATEYLAAAREAAEAIAALDR, via the coding sequence ATGAGCGACTTCGACAAGGAGAAAGAACGTCAACGGCTTCGGGAGAAGTACGAGCGAGACGAGGCGAAGCGTCGCTCGACACAGCGGATGAGCGAGTTGCTTCTGCAGGGTGCGACGATGACGAACAAACACTGCGACCAGTGTGGTGACCCGCTGTTCCGCTACGAGGGGCAAGTGTTCTGCCCTACGTGTCAGACCGAGGACAAGGTGGCCGAGAACGCGGACCAGAAGGCAGAGAGCACAGGGCAGGACGCCAGGAACGTCCCCGAGTCAGGTGCAGAAGCACCGAACGTCTCGGAAGCGGGTGAAGCAGCGGAGACACCGAGCACCCACGACACCGCTGCTGCAACGTCGGACATCCAAGCAGACCACGGACCGGAGGAAACTGGGTCTGCGAACAGTTCCGAACCTGCGAACAGTTCCGAACCTGCGAACAGTCGTGTGTCGTCCTCTGCACGCACTGCGCGGGCGACGGACGAGTACATGCCGCGCGATGTTGACGATGACGTGGCGAGCGTGCGTGAGTCACTCGTTCGAACGCTAACGTGGGCTGCAGAACAGGCTGAGTCGACGGATGACCCGCGGCAGGCCACCGAATATCTCGCCGCTGCGCGGGAAGCGGCCGAAGCAATCGCCGCGCTCGACCGATAA
- a CDS encoding universal stress protein: MDILIPIDGTDASKRALDFAIEMAVGMGGHLHVVHFTNKETDATEAILSDARDRLDSADIPNEPELTTIREDVWTASRVGKEILDTVSRNGYDHVVMGHHEKRVVDRAIFGSAAETVFRAESVPMTVVP; encoded by the coding sequence ATGGACATTCTCATCCCCATCGACGGCACGGACGCGAGCAAGCGCGCCCTCGACTTCGCCATCGAGATGGCAGTCGGGATGGGGGGTCACCTCCACGTCGTCCACTTTACGAATAAAGAGACCGACGCGACAGAGGCTATCCTCAGCGACGCTCGCGACAGACTCGACTCCGCAGACATCCCAAACGAACCGGAACTAACGACCATCAGGGAAGATGTCTGGACCGCCAGCCGCGTCGGCAAAGAGATTCTTGACACGGTCAGCCGAAACGGCTATGACCACGTGGTTATGGGTCATCACGAAAAACGCGTGGTCGATCGAGCCATCTTCGGAAGCGCCGCCGAGACGGTTTTCCGGGCGGAGAGCGTTCCGATGACCGTCGTTCCCTGA